From Pseudomonas putida, one genomic window encodes:
- the purC gene encoding phosphoribosylaminoimidazolesuccinocarboxamide synthase codes for MEKREELYRGKAKSVYKTDDADRLILLFRNDTSAFDGKRIEQLDRKGMVNNKFNAFIMQKLEEAGVPTQFDKLLGDNECLVKKLDMIPVECVVRNYAAGSLVKRLGVEEGIKLEPSTFELFLKNDEKGDPFINESHVVAFGWGTAEQLAEMKKLSLKVNEVLNKLFDDAGLLLVDFKLEFGVFHGQIVLGDEFSPDGCRLWDKETRKKMDKDRFRQGLGDVIEAYEEVAKRLGVPL; via the coding sequence ATGGAAAAACGCGAAGAACTCTACCGCGGCAAGGCCAAATCGGTTTACAAGACCGACGACGCCGACCGCTTGATCCTGCTGTTCCGTAACGACACCTCGGCGTTCGACGGCAAGCGCATCGAACAACTGGACCGTAAAGGCATGGTGAACAACAAGTTCAATGCCTTCATCATGCAGAAGCTCGAAGAAGCCGGCGTGCCGACCCAGTTCGACAAGCTGCTGGGCGACAACGAGTGCCTGGTCAAGAAGCTGGACATGATCCCGGTCGAGTGTGTGGTGCGTAACTATGCCGCCGGCAGCCTGGTCAAGCGTCTGGGCGTGGAGGAGGGCATCAAGCTCGAGCCGTCCACCTTCGAACTGTTCCTGAAGAACGACGAGAAGGGCGACCCGTTCATCAACGAATCCCACGTTGTGGCGTTCGGCTGGGGCACTGCCGAGCAGTTGGCAGAGATGAAGAAGCTTTCGCTGAAGGTCAACGAAGTACTGAACAAACTGTTCGATGACGCCGGCCTGCTGCTGGTCGACTTCAAGCTGGAGTTCGGTGTATTCCACGGCCAGATCGTCCTGGGCGACGAGTTCAGCCCGGACGGCTGCCGCCTGTGGGACAAAGAAACCCGCAAGAAGATGGACAAGGACCGCTTCCGCCAGGGCCTGGGCGATGTGATCGAAGCCTACGAAGAAGTTGCCAAGCGCCTGGGCGTGCCGCTGTAA
- a CDS encoding MBL fold metallo-hydrolase: protein MRFAVLGSGSQGNGTLIASGDTFILVDCGFSLRETERRLALLGVQASQLSAVLVTHEHADHVHGVGLLSRRYNVPVYLSQGTLRGMRKPVEAAGFLACGDSLHIGSLQVSAARVEHDAYEPLQYVISDGRRRFGMLTDLGSYDALLLERYQGLDALLIEANHCRDMLARGHYPYFLKQRVGGMQGHLNNHQAARLVDELGWSNLQHLVLAHLSSKNNLPHLARQCFVDTLGCDPDWLQVANQEHGLDWREIA from the coding sequence GTGCGCTTCGCGGTACTGGGAAGCGGCAGCCAGGGAAATGGCACGCTGATCGCCAGTGGTGACACGTTCATCCTGGTCGATTGCGGGTTTTCACTGCGTGAAACCGAGCGGCGCCTGGCGCTGCTCGGGGTGCAGGCGTCTCAACTGAGCGCCGTGCTGGTCACCCACGAACATGCCGACCATGTGCATGGGGTGGGGTTGCTGTCACGGCGCTACAATGTACCGGTCTACCTCAGCCAGGGCACATTGCGCGGCATGCGCAAGCCGGTGGAGGCGGCCGGTTTTCTTGCTTGTGGCGACAGCCTGCATATCGGCAGCCTGCAGGTGAGTGCGGCGCGGGTCGAGCATGATGCCTATGAGCCGCTGCAGTACGTCATCAGTGACGGTCGCCGTCGCTTTGGCATGCTCACCGACCTGGGGTCGTACGACGCGTTGTTGCTTGAGCGCTATCAGGGCCTGGATGCACTGCTGATCGAGGCCAATCATTGCCGCGACATGCTGGCGCGCGGGCACTACCCGTACTTCCTCAAGCAGCGGGTCGGCGGCATGCAAGGACATTTGAACAACCACCAGGCCGCGCGCCTGGTGGACGAGTTGGGGTGGAGCAACCTGCAGCACCTGGTGCTGGCCCACCTCAGCAGCAAGAACAACCTGCCACATCTGGCCCGCCAGTGCTTCGTCGACACCCTTGGGTGCGACCCGGACTGGCTCCAGGTGGCGAATCAGGAACACGGGCTCGACTGGCGCGAAATCGCCTAG
- the mqo gene encoding malate dehydrogenase (quinone), which produces MFKKAGKTLLGLAVAASFMQAHAAETKKVDVLLVGGGIMSSTLAVWLHELEPSWSMEMVERLDGVAEESSNGWNNAGTGHSALAELNYTPEDKDGNVNISKAIEINEAFQISRQFWSWQVRQGVLKNPHSFINTTPHMSFVWGDDNIKFLKKRYDALQASPLFRSMEYSEDHAQIAKWVPLMMEGRDPNQKLAVTWTPLGTDVNFGEITRQFVGHLKTQDNFTLKLSSEVQDITRNEDGSWHVEYKNLKDGTESATDAKFLFIGAGGGALKLLQKSGIPEAKEYAGFPVGGSFLVTENPTIAMQHMAKAYGIASTGAPPMSVPHLDTRVLDGKRVILFGPFATFSTKFLKNGSYLDLLSSTTMHNVWPMTKVGIDQYPLVEYLAGQLMLSDDDRFEALRTYFPNAKKEDWKLWQAGQRVQIIKRDADKGGVLKLGTEVVASQDRTIAGLLGASPGASTAAPIMLHVLETVFKDKVATPQWQAKIKEIVPSYGTKLNDSAAATQKEWNYTAEVLQLQKPPVIDQSVETSTGASQPVESKPENDMAL; this is translated from the coding sequence ATGTTCAAGAAAGCTGGCAAAACCTTGCTGGGTTTGGCTGTCGCTGCGAGCTTCATGCAAGCGCACGCCGCAGAAACCAAAAAAGTCGATGTGCTGCTGGTCGGCGGCGGCATCATGAGCTCCACCCTGGCCGTGTGGCTGCACGAGCTGGAGCCAAGCTGGTCGATGGAAATGGTCGAGCGCCTGGATGGCGTCGCCGAAGAAAGCTCCAACGGCTGGAACAACGCCGGCACCGGCCACTCCGCGCTGGCTGAGCTGAACTACACCCCGGAAGACAAAGACGGCAACGTCAACATCTCCAAGGCCATCGAAATCAACGAAGCCTTCCAGATCTCCCGCCAGTTCTGGTCGTGGCAGGTCCGTCAGGGCGTGCTGAAGAACCCGCATTCGTTCATCAACACCACTCCGCACATGAGCTTCGTGTGGGGCGATGACAACATCAAGTTCCTCAAGAAGCGTTATGACGCGCTGCAGGCGAGCCCGCTGTTCCGCTCGATGGAGTATTCGGAGGACCACGCGCAGATCGCCAAGTGGGTCCCGCTGATGATGGAAGGCCGCGACCCGAACCAGAAGCTGGCCGTGACCTGGACGCCATTGGGCACCGACGTCAACTTCGGCGAGATCACCCGCCAGTTCGTCGGCCACCTGAAGACCCAGGACAACTTCACCTTGAAGCTGTCCAGCGAAGTCCAGGACATCACCCGCAACGAAGACGGCTCCTGGCACGTCGAGTACAAGAACCTGAAGGACGGAACCGAGTCGGCCACCGACGCCAAGTTCCTGTTCATCGGTGCCGGCGGCGGCGCGCTGAAGCTGCTGCAGAAATCGGGCATTCCTGAAGCCAAGGAATACGCAGGCTTCCCGGTCGGCGGTTCGTTCCTGGTGACCGAGAACCCGACCATCGCCATGCAGCACATGGCCAAGGCCTATGGCATCGCCTCGACGGGCGCGCCACCCATGTCGGTACCGCACCTGGACACCCGTGTGCTGGACGGCAAGCGTGTGATCCTGTTCGGGCCATTCGCCACCTTCTCGACCAAGTTCCTGAAGAACGGTTCGTACCTGGACCTGCTCAGCAGCACCACGATGCACAACGTGTGGCCGATGACCAAGGTCGGCATCGATCAGTACCCGCTGGTCGAGTACCTCGCTGGCCAGCTGATGCTGTCGGACGACGACCGCTTCGAAGCGCTGCGCACCTACTTCCCGAACGCCAAGAAGGAAGACTGGAAGCTGTGGCAGGCCGGTCAGCGCGTGCAGATCATCAAGCGTGACGCCGACAAGGGCGGCGTGCTCAAGCTGGGTACCGAAGTGGTGGCCTCGCAAGACCGCACCATCGCCGGCTTGCTGGGCGCATCGCCAGGTGCCTCGACCGCCGCGCCGATCATGCTGCACGTGCTGGAAACCGTGTTCAAAGACAAAGTCGCCACCCCGCAATGGCAAGCCAAGATCAAAGAGATCGTGCCGAGCTACGGCACCAAGCTCAACGATTCGGCAGCGGCCACGCAGAAAGAGTGGAACTACACCGCTGAAGTCCTGCAACTGCAGAAGCCGCCGGTCATC